Genomic segment of Passer domesticus isolate bPasDom1 chromosome 4, bPasDom1.hap1, whole genome shotgun sequence:
CGTCTGTTAAGTGGGTGGGGAATAGCAAGTTGATATTTTTTGGTCTGTGTTCATAtttgtttggtgtttgtttctttcctttaacCTGGGAAGTAAATTAattatcaaaattattttttccccatctttatttttctgaaacattTATGAGAGCTTCTTAAATGAAGATTTAAACCTTTTATATGCAGGCTTTCCATTGGGGCTTACCAAAATGTTCTTTGTAGGTATTGTAGAAATTGTAGATAAGAATCCCTGTGCCCTTCTTGGATTCTTTATTATGCTTTTGTTGAGACATACAGTGTTTGTACTTTTTCCTGCTCCCTGATTCAGTTTGTTGTTTTGCTCTGGCTCCAGACTGATCCTGGCACCTCAGCTAGGTGTTGATATTTGTCCTTCATGAATACCACTTAAATCTTGGTAGTAGGGCAGTACTAGGTGGTGAGGAATCCTGTTTTTTCATAAATTCAGACACATTTGGTGTGTCTGGGATATTTGCATGTGTTTGCATGTACagatttaaaatgctttcagacCCTCTGATTTGTTGCTGTTacaaaaatggggttttttggtcCTGTTGTGAGCAGCACCTTCATAATCCCTCATCAGATTTGTTTATGGTGAAAATATTCTCCCGGCAGTTGTTCTGCCAAAACCAAATTTGCTAAACAAATCGAGAGGACAGATTTATCAGGCGCAGCTAAGCTTTGCATAAAACCAAACCAGCATGTGGTCTGTAGCACACCAACCCTGTGGTTCACTGGGGAGCTGGTATTACCAGGCTCCCCGTGCTGGGGTTTTCCAGCCATGTCTTTCCAAGGAGATCCACCCTCTGGCAGGCCCATGGGGAGTGACTCCCTGGTGCTGAAGGCCACCTTGTCTCACCCACCCCAGGTACGAGTACCACTGGGCAGACGGCACCAACATCAAGAAGCCCATCAAGTGCTCGGCGCCGAAGTACATCGATTACCTGATGACCTGGGTCCAGGACCAGCTGGATGATGAAACGCTGTTTCCTTCTAAAATAGGTGAGGGGGtagctgcagctgagcagggcgCTGGGGTTACACCAGCTCCAGTGCTGAAAGGTCTCTGCAGTGCTTGGTGTGCGGGGCAGGATTAGAAGGTTGCCTTATCTGTCTGCACACGCTTATCTTGGAAGGTATGTTGTAATGCATGAACTCTGATCCGTGTGTTAGTACTCCTAATAAACACCTGTCACAATTCTGGGTGCAGGAAGTACCATTTCTAGCTAACAACTGGTTCTGTTCATCGAGTCTGGTGTTGCATTCATTTGGAACAGTGAGTTGTTTCTTTAGAAATAACAGCAGGGGGTCTCAGACTCTTATAACCACTAACTAGCAGCTTTTTGTCTGAAGGGATATCTGGGTGTCATGAGGAACTTTCAGGCCTTACCTCTAAAGAAGCTGAATTGCAACTTTGATTTTAtgttggtgattttttttttgcttgttttttttgaAGTGAAGATGAAAAATAGATCTTTTAAAGAAGCTTCTTTCAAAAAAGCAGGAGGGAAGTAATGACCAGCTAACAGTTTGGAAAAGATAACGGGGGATTTCTTGGTTGCCTTTACTTTGTAAATGGTTTCTGAGGCTTTTGGCACATTTTCATTGAGCTTCTTTAGAGAAACCATGCCTTCACAGAGAGTTTCCAAGAGAGGCCACAAGCTAACCAGCTAAGTGTGAGTTTCCcatgtgctgcagcagccagaggaggAAATGCCATGTACGtgtgtgcagggcaggctgcagcaggagctgagaaCACTGCCACCATGAGAACATTCATGGTGGGACCTGAAAGCATTGGTGAGGTCCTGACTGACCCTGGAGCATCCAGAGCCTCCGGCCTTCAGGCAGGACTTGAGCACTTGGAAAGGCTGCAGAAGAGCTAAGCTGACTGGGGAGACCGGTAGGTGAGGAGGAGCTAGGCAGGTTTCCTCTTTTCAGAGGGTTGATACATGTCTTTTTTTTAGCCTGGGGAAGCAACAGCTGAAGAGTTGATGGCTCCCAGTAGCCACTTGCTGTTTCCCAGCCAGTTTCAGTAAAACCTGTGCAGTGACAAGGTCTGCTGTTGAAACTGATTCCATCTGCCCTGGCTCGTAGTGGCTTTCACAACAGACAAACATGGCCTGGCAGTTGAAGAATAAGCCCTCTGTTTCCTTCTCCCCAGGTGTACCATTCCCAAAGAACTTCATGTCAGTGGCCAAGACAATTCTCAAGCGTCTCTTCAGAGTTTACGCCCACATCTACCACCAGCACTTCGACCCCGTCatccagctgcaggaagaggCACACCTCAACACTTCTTTCAAGCACTTTATATTTTTTGTTCAGGTAAGGACACGGCAAGCGGTGTTCTTGCTTCCAAACTACGTTATCCCCCTTcccttgtggaaaaaaaaaaaaatcagcatcttCTTAGGTTTCCTTCCTTTAAGAGGGAGAAACAGCTTCAGGCAGTGGAACACTTGAGGTCAGCGATGGGCAGGGGAGGATGTAGTGGCCGAGCCTGGGCTTGGAGAGCTGACTGCTGGATGAGTTCTGGCTAAATGAGGCTTCTCACCGGAGCTGTACCCATTAAATTCTCTCTGTGTGTTTCTCTCCTCATCCCTGTTGCAGGAATTCAACCTTATTGATAGAAGAGAACTTGCACCACTTCAAGAACTGATTGAAAAACTCACCTCCAAGGACAGATAAAAGGAAGAGGACTTCTTGGAGTCACTTGTTTCTTTAAGCGAGTGTGTGGTATttgttttttgttaatttttttttttttaaacaacaaaacaaaacccccctgtGCTGTTACCAGTGACAGCTGAGATCTACTTTCTGTGCTTTTATTAGGGGAAATCTTTTTCTCTGTTAGTGACATGTGGtgaatagcttttttttttattaatattattttactgTTGTTATTCATTGTGGAATTTCTAGCAGGTGCTGAGTGTTTATCAAGGAAACGTGCTTGGTTGGGGGATTGACTCTGCTGGTGGATGGGTTCTTGTGTTGTGTCAGTGGTAGCCCATTCTCATGAAGTCCCTGGAAGACTTGCTTACATTCTCTAAGTGCCTTGGCAGACTCACTTCTGAGGTGCAGAGCACATACAATACTGAACATTgctggaaacagaaaatatgTACTAACACCCAGACACTTACTGaaacttgttttaaaaatatgtatctaTGCTtacactaggaaaaaaaaaaagccataacTTGCTGAAATCAATGATCTCCAGCTTTTAATACAAATACTTGTCTTATTTTTTTAGAGATGACTATAGAGTTTTTCAAAACTAGATGACTtcttatgaaaaaaaaacaaagtccTTGCTAAAGCGAAATGGCCAAGGTGGTGTCAAAATTACACAGGCCTTGTGCTTAGCAAGCAGTTCCATGCCTCCTGCCATGGGGCTTGGCAtagttgcttttattttcttagcaGGAGAGCATCAGTTGGGTCAGCCAGCTTGTTAAGTTCCCCTAGCAGTTGCCAAATGAACAGGTAGTTTGCACAAATACCATTAGGGAAAATATTCCCTAGAAAAAAATTGCACTGGGATACTAGTAGTAATAGTAAGGAAAGCCTGGCTTGAAAAATAACTGCtggaaaggtgtttttaagTTAGGAATGCAAAGCCTGGCCCTGAGGGGCTCTGGCGGCCAGTGTTTgctgtgggaggaaatgtgtcTTGGAGGGGAGATAATTTCCAGGGCTGCTTTGGTGTCACGTCGCTGTGATGGTGTTCCCCATTGTTTAAAACccctgcccatcttcagggagctgcagctgttgggaaaagcagcaggagcaggggaggcCAAGGTGAGCACGTGGCAGAGAAGTTGAGCTTCTGTTTTGTGTGCCTTGGCTGGAGTAAAGTTGGAGCTGGcgtgcaggagcctgcaggagAGGTGAGTGGCCATTGGCACGGGCAGCAGGGaacagctgagcacagcagtgactcacctggcagctcctgggctccaGTGAGGGATCCTGATCTTCTGGCTTTTCCTGTGCCACCATCCGCACGACAGCGCCAAAGCCACCCGCCTCCCACATCCCAGCTGCTCGGGTTGGACACACAGGGAGCGAGGCAGGAGCTCCCAGGTGTGCTGAACAGGGGATACCTCCCATTTCAGGGTGACTCCTTGGCTTGGTGTcatgtgccaggagcagcagaaaggatAGAGGTGTAGAAATGAGGATTTGCTTGAGCACGGTGGTGCAGGGGTTCACCTTCCTGGCACGCTTGTGCCCTGGGGAGGGCTTAGGTCTTGTTGTTGGTGttgcagtttttttcttttgagcaGCCAGTTCTAGACCTCAGAGGCATCTGCTGCAGTTCAGCCCATTAGAATTGGAATGTATTAAAATGAGTCCTAGGTGGatattgtgtttttttttttaaattcaatatCTGGCAGTAGAAAGTCTGACCGAATAGTTTCTAGGCACGTAATAAAAGCTTGGAGATCATGATTTGCCTGACAGCTGTACGAACACATTGTTTAATTACACAACACTTGAAAATAACATCATTGAGGACGTGTTTGCAGTGGTGGGGACTCAGGATCCCCGTGCTGTTTCTTTTTGCAGCTTTTCATTGTTGTTTTGCTTCTGAAAGCTGTGGGACCAGAAGTTGACGTGTGTTTACACTATTGGAGTAAGGGCACATGGAAATGCCACTCAAAGGAATCTGGATCGAGTG
This window contains:
- the MOB1B gene encoding MOB kinase activator 1B isoform X4, with the protein product MSVSSWIQSPFCLLIQVGSRSSKTFKPKKNIPEGSHQYELLKHAEATLGSGNLRMAVMLPEGEDLNEWVAVNTVDFFNQINMLYGTITDFCTEESCPVMSAGPKYEYHWADGTNIKKPIKCSAPKYIDYLMTWVQDQLDDETLFPSKIGVPFPKNFMSVAKTILKRLFRVYAHIYHQHFDPVIQLQEEAHLNTSFKHFIFFVQEFNLIDRRELAPLQELIEKLTSKDR
- the MOB1B gene encoding MOB kinase activator 1B isoform X5 gives rise to the protein MSFLFGSRSSKTFKPKKNIPEGSHQYELLKHAEATLGSGNLRMAVMLPEGEDLNEWVAVNTVDFFNQINMLYGTITDFCTEESCPVMSAGPKYEYHWADGTNIKKPIKCSAPKYIDYLMTWVQDQLDDETLFPSKIGVPFPKNFMSVAKTILKRLFRVYAHIYHQHFDPVIQLQEEAHLNTSFKHFIFFVQEFNLIDRRELAPLQELIEKLTSKDR
- the MOB1B gene encoding MOB kinase activator 1B isoform X3 produces the protein MEVSGGTHTGFSEGSARRAWSGSRSSKTFKPKKNIPEGSHQYELLKHAEATLGSGNLRMAVMLPEGEDLNEWVAVNTVDFFNQINMLYGTITDFCTEESCPVMSAGPKYEYHWADGTNIKKPIKCSAPKYIDYLMTWVQDQLDDETLFPSKIGVPFPKNFMSVAKTILKRLFRVYAHIYHQHFDPVIQLQEEAHLNTSFKHFIFFVQEFNLIDRRELAPLQELIEKLTSKDR
- the MOB1B gene encoding MOB kinase activator 1B isoform X2, with product MVVLCVSPTLRIHQGLIPFFMTKRTNELSGSRSSKTFKPKKNIPEGSHQYELLKHAEATLGSGNLRMAVMLPEGEDLNEWVAVNTVDFFNQINMLYGTITDFCTEESCPVMSAGPKYEYHWADGTNIKKPIKCSAPKYIDYLMTWVQDQLDDETLFPSKIGVPFPKNFMSVAKTILKRLFRVYAHIYHQHFDPVIQLQEEAHLNTSFKHFIFFVQEFNLIDRRELAPLQELIEKLTSKDR